Within Dehalococcoidia bacterium, the genomic segment TGTCCAGCTTCAGACTATTCATGCGCTTGTGTGCAGGCCGAGTTGGGCAACTGGTCAATCTCAGCTCACTGGGTTCGGATGCCGGTGTGTCCCACACAACGGTGCGGGAGTGGCTCACCATACTGGAGACGAGCTACATAATCTTCCAGCTACCACCGTTCTACGCCAATATCCGTAAGCGTCTGGTCAAGTCCCCCAAGATTTACTTCTACGACGTAGGGCTGGCCAGCTATCTCCTAGGAATCGAAAACGCGGAGCAAGTAACCACTCATCCTCTTCGCGGGGCACTCTTCGAGAATATGGTTGTTGCTGAGACACTCAAGTATCGCTTCAATCGTGGTCGTCAGCCCAACCTCTCTTTCTTCCGAGACTCAAGGGGCCTGGAATGTGATCTCCTCTACGAGACCGGTCACGGAATCCATGCAATTGAAGTAAAGTCGGGCGCTACGGTCTCCTCAGACTACTTCAGGTCACTAAACCGCGTTGCCGAGTTCGTGTGTATGGGGGCACAGTACGTCAGACCCGGAGCGACTGCGATGTTGTGCCGGCGAGTGAACTGGCCGGAGTACTCGAACGGTTCGAAGTCAACCAGGAGATCGAGGCCTTTGTGAGTAAGAGGAGAGGGTCAGCGCCTGCAGACACAGACGTCGCATCACTGGATGCAGTCTACCACACACACGTCCGACCGATGCTTGATGGATTGGAGTCGGCATTCAAGCCACTAGGAGAAGAGTTATTTCGAACCAGCCACCGAAGCTTTTCAATTGCGTTAGGTCAAAATGCCGGAGTCGACATCGGTGGTTTCCTTGAACCAAGGAACTGGGAGAAGACGAAGAATCAGTACATATTGATCAGGGGATTCAAGCTGAGTGTCGACCGACCGCTTCTGCTTAAGCACAACTGCCGATTCAATGGGTACACAGGCATTGGTCGTCAAGACTTTAGCCTGACGGTCTCAATAGAGTGGCAGCTTGACGACAAAGGTGTTTCGCGACGAGTGATAGTCGACGATACTCCCACTTCACAATTGGAAGACCGCACTAGCTATTCAGAACTGGATATTCTTCCGGTAAACGTAGATCACATAGTTGCTCAGGTTGTCGAGCTCATGATGACGCGAATAGCTGCGCTGTCCAGCACGTAGGAACCCACAAGGGCTACCGGCTCACTGCGAACTGATGCGGTAAGCCTTGCGCGGATCTAGCTGTTGAGGCTGCGATGATTGCGTTTCGCAGCGACCTTGGGGCCCTTCAGCAGATGTTCGTAGAGGCCGGAGAGGACGAGGTCGGGCACACCGATCTCCTTATGATTCTGAGTGCGCTATGTGTTACAATTTCAACATTGATATTAGTTGTTGTTGTTAATTACCAACATAGGTCACGCACCTCCCCAGAACTGTAGTCGAGTGAAAGGGTCTGATCGAATAGCTGAACTTAGAAATCGATACGCTGAGGCTCTGGTGGGTGGTGAGGGTGAGCTGGCGCGGTCGTTGGTTGGGCGGGCCGTGGGCAGGGGTGTTAGCCATATCGAGATTTATCTCGAGGTGCTGGCGCCGGCTCAGGTCAGAGTTGGGGAGCTGTGGCACGAGGGACGCGTCAATGTGGCACAGGAACACCTGGCTACCACGATCACCCTCGACATCATGGACCACCTCAGGCAGGGCATGACGACGCCCACCGGACTTGGTGTGCGGGCAGTGGTGACGCCGGTGGAGGGCGACCAGCATAGCGTCGGGGCGCGAATGATCGCCGACCTGCTGGCGATGGACGGCTGGGAGGTCGACTTCCTGGGGACCGGCACACCGGCGTCAGACCTGGGTGAGTTCGTTCGTCATCGCAACGTCGATCTCGTGGCGATCTCGTCGGCGATGCCGGAATTCCTCCCTAACGTCAGGGCTGCCACAGACGTTATACGCAGAGTGGCCTCGCCAGGACCCAGGATCATGTTGGGCGGCGGAGCCCTCGAAAGCGCATCCCTCGACATCAAGACGTTGGGGTGCGACGCCATCGTCGGCAACGCGCTGGAGGCCGTGAGCGAGGCGCGCCGACTGGTCGGACTGACCGATGAGAACCTGACGCTGGGAGAACACCTGACCCTCATGGGCAGACGGATCAACTCAGCGCGGACTTCCCGAAGGATGACTCAGCAGCAGTTGGCTGATGCGGCCGAACTGGACCGCACGTACATCAGCCTAGTCGAACATGGCAGGCAGAACCTTTCTATTGGAGCCGTGCTGAAGATCGCGAACGCGCTGGAAGTGCCGATGGGCGATCTGCTGGCGCTGCCTTCAGCGGGACCTCGACTGAGGCATAAATGATGCCTACTCCAAACCATAACGATATGTATGGCAACAGCCTAACTTTGATTGCTAGCCTTTAGGTAACAACATTCAACAGCCCTCATCTTCTGGAGAAAAACCTTGATCAGATTTGTCACAGGACTTGCGCTGCGTCGCAGGTCAGTTACCGTACTCGCCGTCATACTTGTGCTGGCGGCGGGGATATTCACCTACCGGAGTCTGCCGGTGGAGCTGTTCCCGGAGATCGAGTTTCCGCTGGTTACCGTGACCACGTTCTACCCGTCGGCCAACCCGGATGCGGTGGTGCGGGACGTTACCGAGCCCATCGAGGCGGCCATCACAGGAGTTGACGGACTCGACGCGATGCAGTCGATCTCGACCGAGAACCGGTCGATCATCCTGGCCTCGTTCGAGTTCGGGACGGACATGTCCAACGCCGAGAACGTCATCAACTCAAACGTAGGAGGGATCTCATTCCCCGGTGGAGTCAACGACCCTATCGTCGCCCGCATCAACCCGGACGAGTTCCCGGTGCTGCAGCTAAGCGTCATCAACGGCGGCGACGTTGCGGAACTGCAGCGCATTGTCGAATCGCGGATTGTGCCGGAGATATCGGCGGTAGAGGGCGTCTTCGGTGTCGAGGTCTCAGGAGGCGTCGAGCGCAGGGCGCTCGTGTCGGTCGATCTCGAGAAGGCGTCCGAAAAGGGCGTGTCGCTGTTCCAGATCTCGCAGGCGCTGCGCGAGAACAGCATCACGCTGCCGGGCGGCGTTATTTCGAACGGCGGCAAGCTGCTGCCGATCAAGACGACCAACTCTTACTCGTCGCTTGACGACCTGCGTGGACTGGTTGTGAGCAGTCCGGCGGCGTTCGGCGGTATGCCGGCCGGCGGGCCGGGAGCGTCGGGGCCACCGGCACAGGCACCTTCGACAAGTGCTGGGCAGGCTCCTTCGACAGGCTCAGGACAGGCCCTTTCGGCAGGCTCTGGGCAGGCCCCCTCGGCAGGCTCAAGACAGGCTGTCACGCTTGGCGACGTGGCGGACGTCACGCTTGGGTCGGGCATCCCGACGAGCATATCCAGGACGAACGGCCAGCCGAGCATGAGTATCGCAGTCGTCAAGCACCCGGACGCCAACACGATCGACGTGACGACGGGCGTCCAGGATGCGCTGGCCAGTATCCGAGGCGAACTGAATGGCGCGGAGATCGTGACTTTCAGGGACCAGGGTCCTGACATCCAGTCGCAGATCTCTACCCTCGAGCGTGAGGCCATCCTGGGGCTGACGCTTGCCATCTCGGTCGTATTCCTGTTTTTCCTGACGCTAAGACCATCAGTCATCATGGGCGTTCTCAGGACGCTTCGCCCCACGGTGGTGATCGGTTTGTCGATACCCCTGAGCATATTCATGGGCGTGCTGCTCATGAGCTGGCAGGGGCTGGCCCTGAACTTCATGACACTTGGTGGGCTCGCGATATCGGTCGGCAGGGTCGTGGACGACAGCATCGTGGTGCTGGAGAACGTGTACCGCAACATCGAGGGCGGCAAGGAGCGGTGGCGTCGAGGTCGGCCCGGCGATCACGGCGTCCACGCTTACGACAATCGTAGTCTTCCTGCCGCTCGCCTTCATCGAGGGGCTGGTTGGAGCGTTCTTCTTCCCGTTCGCTATCACCGTCAGCTTTGCACTGATCGCATCGCTCGTGGTCGCGCTCACCGCCGTTCCGGTGCTGGGAGCGTACCTGCTCAGGCCCGGTGACCTCCCCGAGGGCACGGGCGAAGAGGACGACCTGCCCGAGACCGACACATGGCTTCAGCGCGTGTACACGCCGATCCTGGTGACCGCGCTGCGGCACAAGGCGATCACGCTGATCGCGGCACTCGTCATTACCCTGGGCAGCCTAAGCCTGATCGGGATCATCCCGGTGAACCTCTTCGGGTCGGGCGGGCCGAGGTTCGTACAGATCAACATGAACCTCACGCCGGGCACGCCGGCGCAGGCGACGTTGAACGAAGTGGGTTTGATCGAGGACCAGCTTGAGCCGTTATCGGATGTGTACGTGACAACCGTGGGAAGTCCAGCTGCTGCTTTCGGAGCGGACGGACCGGGCGGATTCAACCAGTCCAGCACACTGGTACGGCTAAGAGAAGACGCCCCCGAAAACACGGCCGACACGTTGAGAAACAACCTCAGAAGCTCCGAGGGGCGGATAATCAACGTCCTGGAGATCGTCGATGGACCGCCGCAGGCAGGTCTCGACATCATCATTACCGGCCCGAACTATTCGGACATCTCAGCCGTCACGGTCCAGCTTATGGACGAGCTGAACAGGGTGCCGGGGGTTGAAAACGTTACCAGTAACGTGAGCGAGGCAAGAGACGAGATCGTAATCAACGTCGACCCAGCGCGTGCGGCCTCTGTGGGTCTCAGCACGCAGCAGGTGGCGTTCCAGGTGAACCAGTTCCTGACCGGGCAGACCGTAACGCAGATCGAGGTCGATGGCGAGCCTGTCGACGTGGTGCTTGCCGCTCGGACTGACAGCATAAACAGCCTGGAGTCGCTGAGCGGCATGATGGTCTCAGGCCCGTTGGGTTCGAGTCCTCTGAGCGAGATCGCCTCTGTTGTCGAGACCGACGGGCCGGTGACCATCACCCGGACCGACGGATCGAGGTCTGCATCCATCACCGGGAGCATCACGTCCGACGACACACAGGCCGTAGGGCAGCAGATCCAGCAGATAATCGACGGTCTGGTGATGCCGCCGGGTGTCGAAGTTACCAACGGCGGCGTGTTTGCCCAGATAGCCGAGGGCTTCCAGAGCATCTTCCTGGCGATGATCGTGGGCGTCGTGGGCGTCTACCTTGTAATGGTCGCCAGCCTCGGCTCACTGAGAAACCCGTTCGTGATCATCACGAGCCTGCCGCTGGCGATCATCGGTGCGCTGGCCGCGCTGGCGATTACAGGCCGGTCGCTGGGTCTCCCCGCGATGATGGGCATTCTGATGCTGATCGGAATAGTGGTCACCAATGCGATCGTGCTGATCTCGTTCGTCGAGCAGCTGCGTGAGCGGGGTCTGGGCGTGTACGACGCGCTGATACAGGGCGGACGAGTGCGGCTGCGGCCGATACTCATGACGGCGATCACGACGAGCATCGCGCTGCTGCCGCTGGCCGCGTTCGTCGAAGACGAGGGCGGCATACTCAGCGCGGAGCTTGCGACTGTCGTGATAGGCGGCCTCGCGAGCTCGACGGTGCTGACGCTCGTGGTGGTGCCAGTCGTGTACACGCTGGCGAATGAGAGCATTCCCAGCCTGCTCAGACGGGTATTCAGGCGGGGTGCGGCTGTTCCCCAGCCTGAAGCTGCCTTGGGGGACTAGCAGATTGCGTGGGTCCGTCATTCCGGCGAAAGCCGGAACCCACGAAGTGGCTCGCCGCTCGGCAATCCAGAGGGGTGTGGGTGGTGATTGCGAGCTTGTAATGAGATCGTTTTCACCCTCACCCCAGCCCTCTCCCCTAGGAGAGGGGGCTCTCGACAGGTCTCGAATGGGAATGACAGATGAAACACTCACCACGTCAGATTGCTGAAATCGCGGCAGCGCTAGAGCTGGAATTCGACGACATCTCGCTGCTGGAGCAGGCGCTGGTACACGGCTCGTTCGTCTCGGAGTTTCCAGGCGTATTCGAGGAGTCGAACCAGCGCCTGGAGTTCCTGGGAGATGCAGTCCTGGGACTGATCGTCGCGCAGGAGTTGATGACCAGGTTCCCGGAGTGGCCTGAGGGCCGCATGACGCAGGTGCGCGCCACGCTGGTGGATGGGCAGTCGCTGTCTGAGATCGGCGCGAGGCTCGGACTGGGCAAATGGCTCGTCATGGGCAGGGGCGAGATCGACAGGGGGGGCAGCGAGCGCAAGTCGAACCTCGTCGACGCATTTGAGGCGCTGGTGGGCGCGCTGTTCCTGGACCAGGGGTACGAAGCGTCGCGCGAGTTCGCTCTTCGCGTCATGGACCCTGAGCTGGAGATTGCCGCCGAGGCGGAGACGGCCCCACGCCACCCCAAGTCGCTGCTGCACGAGGCGGCGATGGAACGCGGCTACGGGCCTCCGGTGTACGAGACGGTCGGGATGAAGGGTTCGAGTCACGACCCGACGTTCACAGTCCAGGCCGTGGTGAACGGCGTCGCGATGGGGACGGGCCAGGGTCGTAGCAAGAAGGTGGCGGGGGCTGAGGCAGCGGTGGCGGCGCTGGGGGCGCTGGGGAGCGGGTGAGGTCTCCAACGAGCCTATATTCACACCGGGGTCGGCCGCTATGTGCGACGTCTTCTCCTCACGATGCAATGGACCTCGCCGTACAGCCGTCCCGATATAACGTCGAGCGAGTCATGTTCGATGTCCTCGAACACTCCCAATTTGCTTGTCCACCTGCTGTCAGACAACTGTCGAGCAGCGTGTGTCCAGAGATTACCTTGGGCGAATAGGGCCACTTTGTCGTAGCCGTCTTCCAGATCATCGCTGTCGCAACGCTCGTATCCCAGTGCGAGAAAGACGTCCTCCAAGGTCTCTATGGTTGGAGAACGATACCCGACCCATCGGTAGCCAGGGAGGTGGCTCCACCAAACATCCTGTCGGCCAAGTGCCCAAGCGATGCAGTTGTAACGGTCATCGGGCTCGCTGGTGACGTCGTAACGCAGTCCAGGGAACGTCTCATCTATCCACGATGCGCTGCTACTGGCAGAATCCATTCTGGCGTCCCCACTCGAGCCAAGCATTAGCCATTCCCGCAATGTTGCCCTGGCACTCCTCAGGTACAGGATCTACACCTGTAATTGAGTGGAGTGCCCAGAACCAGTGGTCGGGCTGACGGTCGAGTTCACTGAGGATCATAGGGATAGCGTCCTCGCCCATTCCGATTATCCTCTGGTATGAAGGGTGCATCACCATGTCGGCTACATCGACACTTCGAGGCCGATCATCCCGCCATTCCTCGGCGAGACGGTCAAAGAGTGATACACAGCTCTGTGGCATGCGCTCCGACACGTGGACTTTTGTGAGCCAACTTTCGATAGCCTCTGCCGCAATATCGTCGACTCGCCTGCCAGTCTTAGCAGCCTCATCTTCGAGGGCCCTGTAGAGAGTATTGTTCAATGTGAGTGTGTTCATGTGCTAACCACTGTAGGAGGACATTCATCAGTTCCCGGCCAAGCATCGTAAGCGAGAAGTTGCGATTGTCTCCCTGAACAAGAAATGGGCGATAAGCCACGAGTCGACTATTGGATCAAGAGTAATTATAGCACAAGAGGTACAGCGTTACGCATTACGTAGTCACATAGCCGAAACGTAACTTCCAGGATGCAGTCCGTCAGTCGGCTGACGCGTACTTGTGGCCTAGTTCTTCTTCCCAGCGGAGGTAGTTGACCATGTCGGCGTAGCCGCGATC encodes:
- a CDS encoding efflux RND transporter permease subunit — protein: MIRFVTGLALRRRSVTVLAVILVLAAGIFTYRSLPVELFPEIEFPLVTVTTFYPSANPDAVVRDVTEPIEAAITGVDGLDAMQSISTENRSIILASFEFGTDMSNAENVINSNVGGISFPGGVNDPIVARINPDEFPVLQLSVINGGDVAELQRIVESRIVPEISAVEGVFGVEVSGGVERRALVSVDLEKASEKGVSLFQISQALRENSITLPGGVISNGGKLLPIKTTNSYSSLDDLRGLVVSSPAAFGGMPAGGPGASGPPAQAPSTSAGQAPSTGSGQALSAGSGQAPSAGSRQAVTLGDVADVTLGSGIPTSISRTNGQPSMSIAVVKHPDANTIDVTTGVQDALASIRGELNGAEIVTFRDQGPDIQSQISTLEREAILGLTLAISVVFLFFLTLRPSVIMGVLRTLRPTVVIGLSIPLSIFMGVLLMSWQGLALNFMTLGGLAISVGRVVDDSIVVLENVYRNIEGGKERWRRGRPGDHGVHAYDNRSLPAARLHRGAGWSVLLPVRYHRQLCTDRIARGRAHRRSGAGSVPAQAR
- the rnc gene encoding ribonuclease III, with product MKHSPRQIAEIAAALELEFDDISLLEQALVHGSFVSEFPGVFEESNQRLEFLGDAVLGLIVAQELMTRFPEWPEGRMTQVRATLVDGQSLSEIGARLGLGKWLVMGRGEIDRGGSERKSNLVDAFEALVGALFLDQGYEASREFALRVMDPELEIAAEAETAPRHPKSLLHEAAMERGYGPPVYETVGMKGSSHDPTFTVQAVVNGVAMGTGQGRSKKVAGAEAAVAALGALGSG
- a CDS encoding DUF4143 domain-containing protein, with product SSFRLFMRLCAGRVGQLVNLSSLGSDAGVSHTTVREWLTILETSYIIFQLPPFYANIRKRLVKSPKIYFYDVGLASYLLGIENAEQVTTHPLRGALFENMVVAETLKYRFNRGRQPNLSFFRDSRGLECDLLYETGHGIHAIEVKSGATVSSDYFRSLNRVAEFVCMGAQYVRPGATAMLCRRVNWPEYSNGSKSTRRSRPL
- a CDS encoding cobalamin-dependent protein (Presence of a B(12) (cobalamin)-binding domain implies dependence on cobalamin itself, in one of its several forms, or in some unusual lineages, dependence on a cobalamin-like analog.) — translated: MKGSDRIAELRNRYAEALVGGEGELARSLVGRAVGRGVSHIEIYLEVLAPAQVRVGELWHEGRVNVAQEHLATTITLDIMDHLRQGMTTPTGLGVRAVVTPVEGDQHSVGARMIADLLAMDGWEVDFLGTGTPASDLGEFVRHRNVDLVAISSAMPEFLPNVRAATDVIRRVASPGPRIMLGGGALESASLDIKTLGCDAIVGNALEAVSEARRLVGLTDENLTLGEHLTLMGRRINSARTSRRMTQQQLADAAELDRTYISLVEHGRQNLSIGAVLKIANALEVPMGDLLALPSAGPRLRHK